One window of Cucurbita pepo subsp. pepo cultivar mu-cu-16 chromosome LG19, ASM280686v2, whole genome shotgun sequence genomic DNA carries:
- the LOC111781988 gene encoding transcription repressor OFP6-like isoform X2 has product MATRRTNLPLTSLSVDLNICRPKLSHLFHLKPKPSAKPPSLHHFSDSDSETRASITFRGFGRSGGESVAVEKDSDDPYLDFRHSMVQMILENEIYSKHDLRGLLRCFLQLNSPSHHGIIVRAFAEIWDSVFSARSPVSPPIFRF; this is encoded by the exons ATGGCGACTCGTCGAACAAACCTCCCACTCACCTCCCTCTCCGTCGATCTCAACATTTGCAGACCAAAGCTCTCTCACCTCTTCCACCTCAAGCCGAAGCCCTCCGCCAAACCCCCTTCCCTCCACCACTT CTCCGACTCCGACTCCGAGACCAGAGCCTCCATCACCTTCCGCGGCTTCGGTAGAAGCGGCGGCGAGAGCGTCGCCGTCGAGAAAGACTCCGACGATCCGTACCTGGATTTCCGGCATTCGATGGTCCAGATGATTCTGGAGAACGAGATTTACTCGAAGCACGACTTGCGAGGGCTTCTTCGTTGTTTCTTGCAGTTGAATTCGCCTTCTCACCATGGAATTATAGTTAGGGCTTTCGCTGAGATTTGGGACTCTGTTTTCTCCGCCAGGTCCCCTGTTTCGCCTCCGATCTTCCGCTTTTGA
- the LOC111781988 gene encoding transcription repressor OFP6-like isoform X1: MATRRTNLPLTSLSVDLNICRPKLSHLFHLKPKPSAKPPSLHHFSDSDSPPSSDSDSDSETRASITFRGFGRSGGESVAVEKDSDDPYLDFRHSMVQMILENEIYSKHDLRGLLRCFLQLNSPSHHGIIVRAFAEIWDSVFSARSPVSPPIFRF; this comes from the coding sequence ATGGCGACTCGTCGAACAAACCTCCCACTCACCTCCCTCTCCGTCGATCTCAACATTTGCAGACCAAAGCTCTCTCACCTCTTCCACCTCAAGCCGAAGCCCTCCGCCAAACCCCCTTCCCTCCACCACTTCTCCGACTCCGATTCCCCGCCCTCCTCCGACTCCGACTCCGACTCCGAGACCAGAGCCTCCATCACCTTCCGCGGCTTCGGTAGAAGCGGCGGCGAGAGCGTCGCCGTCGAGAAAGACTCCGACGATCCGTACCTGGATTTCCGGCATTCGATGGTCCAGATGATTCTGGAGAACGAGATTTACTCGAAGCACGACTTGCGAGGGCTTCTTCGTTGTTTCTTGCAGTTGAATTCGCCTTCTCACCATGGAATTATAGTTAGGGCTTTCGCTGAGATTTGGGACTCTGTTTTCTCCGCCAGGTCCCCTGTTTCGCCTCCGATCTTCCGCTTTTGA
- the LOC111780935 gene encoding lipid droplet-associated hydrolase isoform X1 produces the protein MFLNLPSLTVRSINLPFFFSSVRLPNCSFRLKKFSRSAFVHMGQEVLNPFSRRRAQFRLCNVSGYTNELLEIHADDPSLHVLFIPGNPGIVSFYKDFVESLYQLLGGRVSITAIGHLSQTTKDWEGGRLFSLQEQIDHKIEFVRQELQNKDIPLLLVGHSIGSYISIELYRKFQDQVVYCIGLHPFMMVNRQSRQQFLIGKLAGSRLLSTLFSSFVALLGVLPSRVSSFVVSKTIGKSWSRTASEAACTYLLKYHVMRNILFMALTEFEKLSETPDWAFMKKSSRKLSFLFCMDDHWAPMHVFEEISKQIPEMDVSVEREGHTHAFCCSEAGSLYIAQHVASLIKNHISD, from the exons ATGTTCTTGAATCTTCCTTCACTCACCGTTCGATCCAtcaatcttccatttttcttttcatcggTTCGGTTACCGAATTGTTCATTCAGGTTGAAGAAATTTTCTAGGTCTGCGTTCGTCCATATGGGTCAAGAAGTTCTGAATCCTTTTAGTAGAAGGCGCGCGCAGTTTCGTTTGTGCAATGTATCAGG TTACACTAATGAACTGCTGGAGATTCATGCGGATGATCCATCGTTGCACGTATTGTTCATACCTGGAAATCCAG GAattgtttcattttataaaGATTTTGTTGAATCCCTGTATCAGTTGCTTGGGGGCCGTGTATCTATTACAG CTATTGGTCATCTATCTCAAACGACGAAG GACTGGGAAGGTGGAAGGTTATTTTCAttacaagaacaaattgaTCATAAG ATAGAATTTGTCAGACAAGAATTACAGAATAAAGACATTCCATTGCTACTG GTTGGGCATTCTATTGGATCGTATATCTCGATTGAATTGTACCGCAAGTTCCAAGATCAG GTGGTGTATTGTATTGGATTGCATCCATTTATGATGGTGAACAGACAATCTCGTCAGCAATTTTTAATTGGCAAACTTGCAGG ATCCCGTCTTCTATCAACTTTGTTTTCATCTTTCGTCGCACTGTTGGGTGTATTACCAAGCCGAGTTTCAAGTTTTGTTGTGAGTAAAACTATTGGGAAGTCATGGTCCAGAACTGCAAGTGAGGCTGCTTGCACTTATTTGCTAAAG TACCATGTCATGCGAAATATTCTATTTATGGCGTTGACAGAGTTCGAGAAG CTTTCAGAAACACCAGATTGGGCcttcatgaagaaatcaagtcggaaattatcatttttgttCTGTATGGATGACCACTGGGCTCCAATGCATGTGTTTGAGGAG ATATCGAAGCAGATCCCTGAAATGGATGTATCAGTTGAAAGGGAAGGTCATACTCATGCATTTTGCTGCTCTGAAGCTGGCTCACTCTACATTGCTCAACATGTGGCAAGCTTGATCAAGAATCACATCTCAGATTAA
- the LOC111780935 gene encoding lipid droplet-associated hydrolase isoform X2 has product MGQEVLNPFSRRRAQFRLCNVSGYTNELLEIHADDPSLHVLFIPGNPGIVSFYKDFVESLYQLLGGRVSITAIGHLSQTTKDWEGGRLFSLQEQIDHKIEFVRQELQNKDIPLLLVGHSIGSYISIELYRKFQDQVVYCIGLHPFMMVNRQSRQQFLIGKLAGSRLLSTLFSSFVALLGVLPSRVSSFVVSKTIGKSWSRTASEAACTYLLKYHVMRNILFMALTEFEKLSETPDWAFMKKSSRKLSFLFCMDDHWAPMHVFEEISKQIPEMDVSVEREGHTHAFCCSEAGSLYIAQHVASLIKNHISD; this is encoded by the exons ATGGGTCAAGAAGTTCTGAATCCTTTTAGTAGAAGGCGCGCGCAGTTTCGTTTGTGCAATGTATCAGG TTACACTAATGAACTGCTGGAGATTCATGCGGATGATCCATCGTTGCACGTATTGTTCATACCTGGAAATCCAG GAattgtttcattttataaaGATTTTGTTGAATCCCTGTATCAGTTGCTTGGGGGCCGTGTATCTATTACAG CTATTGGTCATCTATCTCAAACGACGAAG GACTGGGAAGGTGGAAGGTTATTTTCAttacaagaacaaattgaTCATAAG ATAGAATTTGTCAGACAAGAATTACAGAATAAAGACATTCCATTGCTACTG GTTGGGCATTCTATTGGATCGTATATCTCGATTGAATTGTACCGCAAGTTCCAAGATCAG GTGGTGTATTGTATTGGATTGCATCCATTTATGATGGTGAACAGACAATCTCGTCAGCAATTTTTAATTGGCAAACTTGCAGG ATCCCGTCTTCTATCAACTTTGTTTTCATCTTTCGTCGCACTGTTGGGTGTATTACCAAGCCGAGTTTCAAGTTTTGTTGTGAGTAAAACTATTGGGAAGTCATGGTCCAGAACTGCAAGTGAGGCTGCTTGCACTTATTTGCTAAAG TACCATGTCATGCGAAATATTCTATTTATGGCGTTGACAGAGTTCGAGAAG CTTTCAGAAACACCAGATTGGGCcttcatgaagaaatcaagtcggaaattatcatttttgttCTGTATGGATGACCACTGGGCTCCAATGCATGTGTTTGAGGAG ATATCGAAGCAGATCCCTGAAATGGATGTATCAGTTGAAAGGGAAGGTCATACTCATGCATTTTGCTGCTCTGAAGCTGGCTCACTCTACATTGCTCAACATGTGGCAAGCTTGATCAAGAATCACATCTCAGATTAA
- the LOC111780935 gene encoding lipid droplet-associated hydrolase isoform X3: MYQVTLMNCWRFMRMIHRCTYCSYLEIQTGIVSFYKDFVESLYQLLGGRVSITAIGHLSQTTKDWEGGRLFSLQEQIDHKIEFVRQELQNKDIPLLLVGHSIGSYISIELYRKFQDQVVYCIGLHPFMMVNRQSRQQFLIGKLAGSRLLSTLFSSFVALLGVLPSRVSSFVVSKTIGKSWSRTASEAACTYLLKYHVMRNILFMALTEFEKLSETPDWAFMKKSSRKLSFLFCMDDHWAPMHVFEEISKQIPEMDVSVEREGHTHAFCCSEAGSLYIAQHVASLIKNHISD, translated from the exons ATGTATCAGG TTACACTAATGAACTGCTGGAGATTCATGCGGATGATCCATCGTTGCACGTATTGTTCATACCTGGAAATCCAG ACAGGAattgtttcattttataaaGATTTTGTTGAATCCCTGTATCAGTTGCTTGGGGGCCGTGTATCTATTACAG CTATTGGTCATCTATCTCAAACGACGAAG GACTGGGAAGGTGGAAGGTTATTTTCAttacaagaacaaattgaTCATAAG ATAGAATTTGTCAGACAAGAATTACAGAATAAAGACATTCCATTGCTACTG GTTGGGCATTCTATTGGATCGTATATCTCGATTGAATTGTACCGCAAGTTCCAAGATCAG GTGGTGTATTGTATTGGATTGCATCCATTTATGATGGTGAACAGACAATCTCGTCAGCAATTTTTAATTGGCAAACTTGCAGG ATCCCGTCTTCTATCAACTTTGTTTTCATCTTTCGTCGCACTGTTGGGTGTATTACCAAGCCGAGTTTCAAGTTTTGTTGTGAGTAAAACTATTGGGAAGTCATGGTCCAGAACTGCAAGTGAGGCTGCTTGCACTTATTTGCTAAAG TACCATGTCATGCGAAATATTCTATTTATGGCGTTGACAGAGTTCGAGAAG CTTTCAGAAACACCAGATTGGGCcttcatgaagaaatcaagtcggaaattatcatttttgttCTGTATGGATGACCACTGGGCTCCAATGCATGTGTTTGAGGAG ATATCGAAGCAGATCCCTGAAATGGATGTATCAGTTGAAAGGGAAGGTCATACTCATGCATTTTGCTGCTCTGAAGCTGGCTCACTCTACATTGCTCAACATGTGGCAAGCTTGATCAAGAATCACATCTCAGATTAA
- the LOC111781995 gene encoding uncharacterized protein LOC111781995, protein MADSAAQKTYAAPSSPAPILSRRTSIPSSAIMPPPNVAVSPPLSSPIDFRILSSKSSSQSYTSLKDILPSASAAAAAAAFNSPTAASPANSGYEISIRNRLVKQAAWAYLQPMSTSSYSTGSNFFHRFWLRFSAANPIANSLGFIRGSIIPAIVRVIRFCICL, encoded by the coding sequence ATGGCCGATTCCGCCGCACAAAAAACCTACGCAGCGCCGTCGTCACCTGCCCCGATTCTCAGCCGCAGAACCTCGATTCCTTCCTCCGCTATCATGCCCCCACCAAACGTCGCCGTTTCCCCTCCTCTGTCCTCTCCGATCGACTTCAGGATCCTCTCCTCCAAGTCCTCTTCTCAATCCTACACCTCTCTCAAGGACATCCTCCcctccgcctccgccgccgccgccgccgccgccttcAACTCTCCCACTGCCGCATCTCCGGCCAACTCCGGCTACGAAATTTCCATCCGCAACCGCCTCGTTAAGCAAGCCGCTTGGGCTTATCTCCAACCTATGTCCACTTCTTCCTATTCCACCGGCTCAAATTTCTTCCACCGTTTCTGGCTCCGATTCTCCGCCGCGAATCCGATCGCTAATAGTCTTGGATTCATCAGAGGTAGTATCATTCCCGCCATAGTCCGAGTCATTCGGTTCTGCATTTGCTTGTGA
- the LOC111782040 gene encoding transcription factor E2FA-like: protein MRGGGSRAPNRSEPLPHTQPAQILPPLKRQLAFELSRPPFVPPGDYYHFGGGSSNALDQQPDAIVVKPLKPKQKGAMYNHVVESSDCIHDQSSSKDALSFVQTPVSAKGGRVYNKAKTPRRATSGPGTPISDTSTYSPLTPAGNCRHDSSLGLLTKKFINLIKQARDGILDLNKAAETLKVQKRRIYDITNVLEGIGLIEKKLKNIICWKGFNAQSPGNVDSDTAMLQVDVENLSFEERRLEDKISALQERLRNLSEDENIQKWLFVTEEDIKGLPCFQNETLIAIKAPHGTTLEVPDPDEAVDDPQRRYRIVLRSTMGPIDVYLVSQFEEKIEEMNVVQTPSSFLHASSSGSNEHLTTEAIIGESSRNEIEPQAQLSQYSSICDVHGSNEFPGGMMKIMPSEIDNDADYWLLSDAEVSITDMWRTDTDIVWDQSDMVPHDFIISDVSAQRPRPVSPHSERGGVPSDVNLRQR, encoded by the exons ATGCGTGGCGGCGGCTCTCGAGCTCCGAACAGGTCGGAGCCACTGCCGCACACCCAACCTGCTCAGATCCTGCCGCCTCTCAAGCGGCAGCTTGCTTTCGAGTTGTCTAGGCCGCCGTTCGTTCCTCCGGGTGACTATTACCACTTTGGCGGTGGTTCTTCCAATGCTCTTGATCAACAGCCTGATGCTATCGTCGTTAAACCTCTC aaaccAAAACAGAAGGGGGCCATGTATAACCATGTGGTTGAATCTAGTGACTGCATTCATGATCAGAGTTCTTCAAAAGATGCTCTAAGTTTTGTACAGACACCTGTATCTGCAAAAGGCGGAAGGGTATACAATAAGGCAAAGACTCCAAGAAGAGCTACGTCTGGGCCTGGAACACCTATCTCAGACACTA GCACTTATTCTCCTCTTACCCCAGCTGGAAACTGTCGACATGACAGTTCTTTAG GTCTTCTgacaaaaaaattcatcaatttaattaaGCAAGCAAGGGATGGCATTCTTGACTTGAACAAAGCTGCAGAAACCTTGAAg GTGCAGAAAAGGAGAATATATGACATTACAAATGTTTTGGAAGGCATAGGTCTCATAGAAAAGAAGCTGAAAAACATAATATGTTGGAA GGGATTCAATGCCCAAAGTCCAGGAAATGTGGATAGTGATACTGCTATGTTGCAG GTGGATGTTGAAAACCTTTCTTTTGAAGAGCGTAGATTAGAAGATAAGATAAG CGCATTGCAGGAAAGACTGAGGAATCTGagtgaagatgaaaatatcCAAAA ATGGCTCTTTGTGACTGAAGAAGACATTAAAGGCTTGCCTTGCTTTCAG AATGAAACGCTGATAGCAATTAAAGCTCCTCATGGAACCACATTGGAAGTTCCTGATCCCGATGAA GCTGTTGATGATCCACAGAGAAGATATAGAATAGTTCTTAGGAGCACGATGGGTCCTATTGATGTATATCTTGTCAG TCAATTTGAGGAGAAAATTGAGGAGATGAATGTGGTCCAGACACCTAGTAGCTTCCTACATGCTTCCAGTTCAGGATCAAACGAACATCTAACAACAGAAGCAATTATTGGGGAGAGCAGTAGAAACGAAATCGAACCCCAAGCTCAACTGTCCCAGTACAGCAGCATCTGTGATGTGCATGGTTCAAACGAGTTTCCTGGTGGAATGATGAAGATTATGCCTTCAGAAATTGAT AATGATGCGGATTACTGGCTGTTATCAGATGCTGAAGTTAGCATTACAGATATGTGGAGAACAGATA cagatattgtatgGGATCAGTCAGATATGGTTCCTCATGACTTTATAATATCTGATGTTAGTGCCCAAAGGCCAAGACCAGTAAGCCCACATTCAGAGAGGGGCGGAGTGCCTTCTGATGTTAACTTAAGACAAAGGTGA
- the LOC111782041 gene encoding transcription termination factor MTEF1, chloroplastic, whose protein sequence is MNTMQDTALHLLSNGGFLHHSSPSSLFPSLSRSRTLQFPTINAKIAFILPSKLPSRAPDIPPLSPPLPPPPSHSGSRSEFQEKMLFLDSIGIDFLSVIKDHPPVATASLADIRSAVDFMTSMNFTAVEFRRIVGMCPEILTSRVSDIVPVFTFLLREARVDGSDIKRVINRRPRLLACSVKNRLRPTMYFLQSIGISEVHKHTSLLSCSVEEKLIPRIEFFENLGFSRRDAVIMFRRFPQLFCCSIKENLEPKLNYFVVEMGRELKELKEFPHYFSFSLENRIKPRHQICVEKGVCFPLPVLLKTSEMKFREKLEPWE, encoded by the exons ATGAACACCATGCAAGACACTGCTCTCCACCTCCTCTCCAATGGCGGATTCCTCCACCactcttctccttcctctctTTTCCCCTCTCTTTCCCGCTCTCGAACCCTCCAATTCCCCACCATCAATGCCAAAATCGCCTTCATTTTGCCCTCTAAACTTCCCTCTCGCGCCCCCGACATTCCCCCTCTCTCGCCGCCGCTCCCTCCGCCGCCGTCCCACAGCGGCTCTCGCTCCGAGTTTCAGGAGAAAATGCTCTTCCTCGACTCCATCGGTATCGATTTCCTTTCTGTCATTAAAGACCATCCTCCCGTCGCTACTGCCTCTCTTGCCGACATCAGATCCGCAGTCGATTTCATGACCTCGATGAATTTCACCGCCGTTGAGTTCCGCCGAATCGTTGGTATGTGCCCTGAGATTCTCACCTCTCGCGTTTCAGACATCGTTCCGGTGTTTACGTTCCTCCTTCGTGAGGCTAGAGTCGACGGTTCTGACATCAAACGCGTTATCAATCGACGCCCTAGGTTGCTTGCGTGTAGCGTGAAAAATCGGCTTCGTCCGACTATGTACTTCCTGCAAAGCATCGGTATATCTGAGGTACATAAACACACTTCTTTACTTTCCTGTAGCGTGGAAGAGAAATTGATTCCGAGAATCGAGTTCTTCGAGAACCTAGGGTTTTCTCGCCGGGACGCTGTGATAATGTTCCGGCGATTCCCGCAGCTGTTCTGCTGCAGCATCAAGGAGAATTTGGAGCCGAAACTGAATTACTTCGTGGTGGAAATGGGAAGAGAATTGAAGGAATTGAAGGAGTTCCCTCATTACTTCTCGTTCAGCTTAGAGAATAGGATTAAGCCGAGACATCAAATCTGTGTGGAGAAGGGCGTTTGTTTTCCATTGCCAGTGTTGCTGAAAACCAGTGAGATGAAATTCCGGGAAAAATTGGAG CCCTGGGAGTGA